In the Sarcophilus harrisii chromosome 3, mSarHar1.11, whole genome shotgun sequence genome, one interval contains:
- the LOC100929059 gene encoding olfactory receptor 51H1-like, which produces MSVLNHTRFNHQTFTLTGIPGMPEKDYWIALPLFLLYSITLLGNITILIVIKHEQSLHEPMYYFLAMLAATDLSLSLSSLPTMLKVHWFGQYSVTFDACITQMFFIHTFGGVESGVLVAMAFDRFVAIRFPLHYAIILTHGVISKIGVTILLRSVVAVLPVPFLIKRLLFCHSNVLSHAYCLHQDAMRLACADTHINSLYGLLAVIFIIVLDALVLLLSYILILQAVLGIASREERFKVLNTCFSHICAVLLFYVPLIAMTLLHRFGKHLSPIVHTFMANVYLLLPPVLNPIVYSIRTREIRRQIVRVLWRTNS; this is translated from the coding sequence ATGTCAGTTCTTAATCACACAAGATTCAATCATCAGACTTTCACTCTGACTGGGATCCCAGGAATGCCTGAGAAGGATTATTGGATAGCTCTGCCACTCTTCCTCCTCTATAGTATAACTTTGTTAGGAAATATTACTATCCTCATAGTTATCAAACATGAACAGAGTCTCCATGAGCCCATGTATTATTTTTTGGCCATGCTGGCTGCAACTGACCTTAGCCTCTCCTTATCCTCACTACCAACTATGCTCAAAGTTCACTGGTTTGGCCAATATTCAGTGACCTTTGATGCTTGCATCACCCAGATGTTTTTTATCCACACCTTTGGAGGAGTGGAGTCAGGGGTTCTGGTAGCCATGGCCTTTGACCGTTTTGTAGCCATCCGTTTCCCTTTGCACTATGCTATCATTCTTACCCATGGTGTCATAAGCAAAATTGGAGTAACTATTTTATTAAGGAGTGTGGTTGCTGTACTTCCTGTTCCCTTTCTCATCAAAAGGTTACTTTTTTGCCACTCTAATGTTCTCTCCCATGCATACTGTCTCCACCAGGATGCCATGAGGCTTGCTTGTGCTGACACTCACATCAATAGCCTCTATGGTCTACTGGCTGTTATCTTCATTATTGTATTGGATGCTTTGGTTCTTCTCTTGTCCTACATCCTCATCCTCCAGGCAGTTCTGGGTATTGCATCAAGAGAGGAGCGATTCAAAGTACTCAACACCTGCTTCTCCCACATCTGTGCTGTGCTACTCTTCTATGTACCTCTTATTGCTATGACACTGCTACATCGCTTTGGGAAACATTTGTCACCCATAGTACATACATTCATGGCAAATGTTTATCTACTGCTCCCTCCTGTACTCAATCCTATAGTCTACAGTATCAGAACCAGAGAGATCCGAAGGCAAATTGTCCGAGTGTTATGGAGAACTAATTCCTGA